The proteins below are encoded in one region of Coriobacteriia bacterium:
- a CDS encoding UDP-N-acetylmuramoyl-L-alanyl-D-glutamate--2,6-diaminopimelate ligase encodes MAMTRLLEGVGARPLGPADVVVSGVTYRSNLATPGDAFFCIPGFAHDGHDFAADAVARGAVALVVERELPGIDVAQFLVANARVALALGGARFYGDPSASMQVIGLTGTNGKTTTTYLIDAILRRAGHKTGVIGTVETRLGDERMPASRTTPESSDLQALLAQMRDEGVSAVAMEVSSHAIDLHRIDGVRFAVAAFTNLTQDHLDYHHTLEEYFSVKRRLFTDFEVAARVVNVDDPLGEDMAREIEGVLSVGRSQAAAVRADNVELGSTGSVFTLVTPQGARVVHLPLAGAFNVSNALVAAGCALAVGIDLDSLVDGLEHAPQVPGRLERIDCGQEFAVVVDYAHTPDSLEKATRAVAAVTPGRVIVVFGCGGDRDPEKRPIMGRAAGDNADIVIVTSDNPRSEDPVGIILQVEDGVKQSAAVYEVEVDRRTAIARAIELAKPGDCVLIAGKGHEDYQIFADRTVHFDDREVAREELGGC; translated from the coding sequence ATAGCAATGACACGCCTGCTTGAAGGCGTCGGCGCGAGGCCACTGGGCCCGGCCGACGTTGTCGTTTCCGGAGTCACGTACCGCTCCAACCTGGCGACCCCCGGCGATGCCTTCTTCTGCATACCAGGATTCGCCCACGACGGGCACGACTTCGCTGCGGACGCTGTGGCCCGTGGCGCAGTCGCGCTTGTGGTCGAGCGGGAGCTGCCGGGCATCGATGTCGCGCAGTTCCTGGTCGCGAACGCTCGAGTAGCACTCGCGCTGGGCGGCGCGAGGTTCTACGGCGACCCGAGCGCATCGATGCAGGTTATCGGGCTGACCGGCACCAACGGCAAGACCACCACCACGTACCTGATCGACGCGATCCTTCGCCGAGCCGGACACAAGACAGGTGTGATCGGCACCGTGGAGACGCGTCTGGGTGACGAGCGCATGCCCGCATCGCGCACCACGCCAGAGTCCAGCGACCTACAAGCGTTGCTCGCGCAGATGCGCGACGAGGGCGTCTCGGCAGTGGCGATGGAGGTCTCAAGTCACGCCATCGACCTGCACCGCATCGACGGTGTGCGATTCGCCGTCGCGGCGTTTACCAATCTCACGCAGGATCATCTCGACTACCATCACACGCTGGAAGAGTACTTCTCGGTGAAGCGCAGGCTGTTCACCGACTTTGAGGTGGCCGCACGTGTCGTCAACGTAGACGATCCGCTCGGCGAGGACATGGCGCGCGAGATCGAGGGCGTGCTGAGCGTGGGCCGCTCGCAGGCAGCTGCGGTGCGCGCGGACAACGTTGAGCTCGGCTCGACCGGCTCGGTCTTCACGCTCGTAACGCCTCAGGGCGCACGGGTCGTGCATCTCCCGCTTGCGGGCGCCTTCAACGTCAGCAACGCCTTGGTCGCTGCCGGTTGTGCGCTTGCCGTTGGCATCGACCTGGACTCTCTTGTCGATGGCCTGGAGCATGCTCCGCAGGTGCCCGGTCGGCTCGAGCGGATCGACTGCGGTCAGGAGTTCGCGGTCGTGGTCGACTACGCACACACGCCAGACTCGCTGGAGAAGGCGACGCGCGCGGTTGCCGCGGTAACTCCGGGCCGGGTGATCGTCGTGTTCGGCTGCGGAGGCGATCGCGATCCGGAGAAGCGTCCCATCATGGGACGCGCGGCAGGGGACAACGCCGACATCGTCATTGTGACGAGCGACAACCCGCGTTCGGAGGATCCTGTCGGCATCATCTTGCAGGTGGAAGATGGCGTGAAGCAGAGTGCAGCTGTCTACGAGGTGGAGGTTGACCGGCGAACCGCGATTGCCCGCGCCATCGAGCTAGCCAAACCCGGAGACTGCGTCCTGATCGCCGGGAAGGGCCACGAGGACTACCAGATCTTCGCGGACCGCACTGTTCACTTCGACGACCGCGAAGTCGCTCGCGAGGAGCTCGGCGGATGCTGA
- a CDS encoding penicillin-binding protein 2, with amino-acid sequence MAQRRMRSSGSGRFAFLLVVLSSLFLVLVARLIFVQVIAAPTYAAKATAQRMRDIQLPALRGTIYDREGEALARSVAARTVYAAPNTVKDKSATAHSLASVLGGTPAYYEDKLSKNTGFVYIARQIDMDKADKLEALKLEGIGLLEDSKRVYPSGDLAAQTLGFMGIDGTGLAGIEKRYDSVLAGKPGVLLGERDPYGRPIPGGVQKNVDPVDGHDIVLTIDKDIQDHAQVELAAAIKKWGASGGSVTIMNPQDGEIYAMTSTPGFDPNNYQKADPKGFRSRPIQDAYEPGSTIKSITAASVIGAGIFTPNSMFHLPTSLKVAGFTIHDAEGRGTVDWSLTQIVTNSSNIGAAKMGMKLGKQGLYDSFQRFGLTEATGVDFPGEAKGWLPAPARWQNGSVASISFGQGLSVTPLQLARAVSAIANGGTLITPHFLLDVPQDPALKPVWPTRVACSHQTAVTTTNILKHVVTEGTGKAAAVPGYVVAGKTGTAQVALPNGLGYAKDKYISSFIGYLPADNPQLLIEVKLDEPSNAIFGGTVAAPSFSSLAAFCCDHLKIPPTSAQSVVTSGTPILGVDAPSVPAKLATTTKKAAAAKSGSSKPKSDDSSTGGGASSADDAGKNQ; translated from the coding sequence GTGGCGCAGCGCCGCATGCGGTCGTCAGGAAGCGGTCGCTTCGCATTCCTTCTCGTCGTCCTCAGTTCACTGTTCTTGGTCCTGGTGGCTCGGCTCATCTTCGTGCAGGTCATCGCCGCGCCGACCTACGCCGCGAAGGCGACGGCGCAGCGGATGCGCGACATCCAGTTGCCGGCACTTCGCGGGACGATCTACGACCGCGAAGGTGAGGCGCTCGCACGAAGCGTCGCCGCTCGCACGGTCTACGCCGCTCCCAACACCGTCAAGGACAAGTCGGCTACGGCCCATTCACTGGCCTCGGTGCTGGGTGGCACCCCGGCGTACTACGAGGACAAGCTGTCCAAGAACACGGGCTTTGTCTACATCGCCCGACAGATCGACATGGACAAGGCGGACAAACTCGAGGCGCTCAAACTCGAAGGCATTGGCCTGTTGGAGGACTCCAAGCGTGTCTACCCCTCGGGTGATCTCGCCGCGCAGACCCTCGGCTTCATGGGCATCGATGGTACGGGTCTGGCTGGCATCGAAAAGCGTTACGACTCGGTGCTCGCCGGAAAGCCGGGCGTCCTTCTGGGCGAACGGGATCCTTATGGCAGGCCGATTCCAGGAGGCGTTCAGAAGAACGTCGACCCGGTCGATGGGCACGATATCGTACTGACGATCGACAAGGACATCCAGGACCACGCCCAGGTCGAGCTTGCGGCCGCCATCAAGAAATGGGGCGCGTCGGGCGGCTCGGTCACGATCATGAACCCCCAGGACGGCGAGATCTACGCCATGACTTCGACGCCTGGATTCGACCCCAACAACTACCAGAAGGCCGACCCCAAGGGCTTTCGGAGTCGGCCGATCCAGGACGCGTACGAGCCTGGCTCGACGATCAAGTCCATTACGGCCGCATCGGTCATTGGCGCCGGGATCTTCACGCCGAACTCGATGTTCCACCTGCCGACCAGTCTCAAGGTTGCCGGCTTCACCATCCACGACGCCGAGGGCCGCGGCACGGTGGACTGGTCGCTCACGCAGATCGTGACCAACTCATCCAACATCGGTGCGGCGAAGATGGGCATGAAGCTGGGCAAGCAGGGCCTGTACGACTCGTTTCAGCGATTCGGTCTGACTGAGGCGACGGGCGTCGACTTCCCCGGCGAGGCCAAGGGCTGGTTGCCCGCGCCCGCGAGGTGGCAGAACGGGTCGGTCGCCAGCATCTCATTTGGCCAAGGTCTGTCCGTGACACCACTGCAGCTTGCTCGGGCGGTCTCGGCGATCGCGAACGGCGGAACGCTGATCACTCCGCACTTCCTACTCGACGTGCCGCAGGATCCTGCGCTGAAGCCGGTCTGGCCGACTCGAGTGGCGTGCTCGCATCAGACGGCGGTGACGACGACCAACATACTCAAGCATGTCGTCACCGAAGGAACCGGCAAGGCTGCTGCAGTTCCCGGCTACGTTGTCGCCGGTAAGACCGGCACGGCGCAGGTGGCGCTGCCCAATGGCCTTGGCTACGCCAAGGACAAGTACATCTCGTCGTTCATCGGCTACCTGCCCGCCGACAACCCGCAGCTTCTCATTGAGGTCAAACTCGACGAGCCGAGCAACGCGATCTTTGGTGGAACGGTTGCGGCGCCGTCGTTCTCTTCGCTGGCGGCGTTCTGCTGCGACCACCTCAAGATCCCGCCGACAAGCGCGCAGAGCGTGGTTACCAGTGGCACGCCGATTCTGGGGGTGGACGCACCGAGCGTCCCGGCGAAGTTGGCGACGACGACCAAGAAGGCGGCGGCCGCGAAGAGCGGATCCAGCAAGCCAAAGTCCGACGACTCCTCGACCGGCGGCGGCGCCAGCTCCGCAGACGATGCGGGCAAGAATCAGTGA
- the rsmH gene encoding 16S rRNA (cytosine(1402)-N(4))-methyltransferase RsmH gives MEYRHTPVLLAEVTQQLSPHPGSIIVDCTLGGAGHAKRLLQLVVPGGLLVGIDQDDAALTAAEITLRLGQQIPPESIKLLKGNFGELDSLLMEAGVPYVDGFLFDLGVSSPQLDFPERGFSYREDAPLDMRMDPGHQTLTAAEVIATYDVADLTRIIRDFGEEKWAARIATFIGEKRARQPIETTRQLVEVIKAAVPAAARREGGHPAKRTFQALRIEINDELDVLKTGLDAAIRWLAPSGRIAVISYHSLEDRITKQTFVEFSQGCTCPPGLPVCTCGHEPVLRNLTRRAILPTPQEIEENPRARSAKLRVAEKL, from the coding sequence ATGGAATACCGGCACACCCCAGTTTTGCTGGCCGAGGTCACGCAGCAACTATCGCCGCACCCCGGTTCGATAATCGTCGACTGTACCTTAGGCGGGGCAGGACACGCGAAACGGCTTCTACAACTCGTGGTACCCGGCGGACTACTCGTCGGGATCGACCAAGATGACGCAGCACTCACCGCAGCAGAAATCACACTCCGCCTCGGCCAGCAAATACCTCCAGAGAGCATCAAGTTGCTCAAAGGGAACTTCGGGGAACTGGACAGCCTGCTTATGGAAGCAGGCGTGCCCTACGTCGATGGATTCCTCTTCGACCTGGGCGTCAGCTCACCGCAACTCGACTTCCCGGAGCGCGGTTTCTCCTACCGCGAAGATGCTCCACTGGACATGCGGATGGATCCGGGTCATCAGACCCTAACCGCAGCAGAGGTCATCGCAACCTATGACGTAGCCGACCTCACCCGGATCATCCGTGACTTTGGCGAAGAGAAGTGGGCGGCACGAATCGCCACCTTCATCGGCGAGAAGCGAGCACGCCAGCCGATTGAGACCACGAGGCAACTCGTCGAAGTCATCAAGGCAGCCGTTCCCGCTGCAGCCCGCCGAGAAGGCGGACACCCAGCCAAGCGTACGTTCCAAGCGCTTCGCATCGAGATAAACGACGAACTCGACGTTCTGAAGACCGGTCTGGATGCCGCCATTCGGTGGCTTGCTCCGAGCGGACGCATCGCGGTCATCAGCTATCACTCGCTTGAGGATCGCATTACCAAGCAGACGTTTGTCGAGTTCTCGCAGGGGTGCACCTGTCCGCCAGGCCTTCCGGTCTGCACGTGCGGGCACGAGCCGGTACTCCGCAACCTGACGCGCCGGGCCATCCTGCCCACGCCTCAGGAGATAGAAGAGAATCCACGCGCGCGCAGCGCCAAGCTGCGAGTCGCCGAGAAACTGTAG
- the mraZ gene encoding division/cell wall cluster transcriptional repressor MraZ: MRGSGMFLGDYQHTLDAKGRISLPAKFRAEMTGKLVIAKGFEGCLYVYSADEYNRFVESLLASEDFDPRSRRIRRFFTSGAVEAELDSAGRISLPPVLREYAGLKKDVAVTGNGNRLELWDGERWAAYNSGDEEGSIEDLAKELAAAGLL; the protein is encoded by the coding sequence ATGAGGGGGTCAGGGATGTTTCTCGGCGACTACCAGCACACGCTGGACGCCAAGGGGCGTATCTCCCTGCCCGCGAAGTTCCGCGCCGAGATGACTGGCAAGTTGGTCATCGCCAAAGGTTTTGAGGGATGCCTCTACGTCTACTCAGCCGACGAGTACAACCGCTTCGTCGAGAGCCTGCTCGCCAGCGAAGACTTCGATCCCAGAAGTCGCCGCATCCGCCGGTTCTTCACCTCCGGTGCGGTCGAAGCCGAGCTCGACTCGGCAGGGAGAATCTCGCTTCCGCCCGTCCTGCGCGAGTACGCAGGACTGAAGAAGGATGTCGCCGTCACGGGCAACGGTAACCGTCTCGAGCTTTGGGACGGGGAGCGTTGGGCTGCGTACAACAGCGGTGACGAAGAGGGGTCGATCGAGGACCTCGCGAAAGAGCTGGCCGCAGCCGGCCTGCTCTAG
- a CDS encoding DUF4349 domain-containing protein: MRTRLSLLSVCALLALALLTSTGCSGGTSSSSEQTSSSGAALSAVAPSGQPAADTAGPTGGANAGKGTSASPDRLVITTAAMNVGVDDLSAAVASIRALTQQAGGSISQLTISDNSESPAPEASAANSSGTRLTGPANASLTLRIPAASLPAVETKVAALGKLVSQTSSESDVTQQHIDMTARLANLRAEETRLRALLTRAGTVSDLLSVERELSRVRGDIESMQAQLAYLEGQAAMATLTVTLDQPGPVVRPSAGGWGLVDAVTTGVQGAAVLVREIITAIIALSPLIVIGAIVWWLLARRARKHRTQREALAQPAAAAGTPLATDVPPRNLESPDVRSADNAPPT; the protein is encoded by the coding sequence ATGAGAACACGACTCTCTTTGCTGAGCGTTTGCGCACTACTAGCCCTCGCGCTCCTGACGTCCACCGGTTGCTCCGGCGGTACGAGCAGTAGCTCAGAACAGACGTCCTCGTCTGGAGCGGCACTGAGCGCCGTCGCTCCTAGCGGCCAACCGGCAGCAGATACCGCCGGCCCGACGGGCGGAGCCAATGCGGGCAAGGGCACCTCGGCGTCGCCGGATCGCCTTGTCATCACTACCGCCGCCATGAACGTCGGCGTTGACGACCTCTCGGCAGCGGTCGCCTCGATTCGAGCCCTCACTCAGCAAGCCGGTGGCTCGATCTCCCAGCTGACCATCAGTGACAACTCAGAGTCGCCGGCGCCCGAGGCGTCCGCGGCGAACTCGTCGGGAACGCGCCTGACCGGACCGGCCAACGCGTCGCTCACTCTCAGGATTCCGGCCGCTAGTCTCCCCGCCGTGGAGACGAAGGTCGCTGCGCTCGGCAAGCTGGTCTCGCAGACCTCCAGCGAGTCCGACGTCACGCAGCAGCACATCGACATGACGGCTCGGCTTGCGAACCTCCGTGCCGAGGAGACTCGGCTGCGGGCGCTACTCACGCGAGCGGGCACGGTGAGCGACCTGCTCTCGGTCGAGCGAGAGCTCTCGCGCGTTCGGGGTGACATCGAATCAATGCAGGCGCAGCTCGCCTATCTGGAGGGCCAAGCTGCGATGGCCACTCTGACTGTTACACTCGACCAGCCCGGTCCGGTAGTCAGACCTTCTGCGGGCGGCTGGGGACTCGTGGACGCAGTCACCACGGGCGTGCAGGGCGCCGCTGTGCTCGTGCGCGAAATCATCACGGCAATCATCGCCCTCTCCCCACTCATCGTCATCGGCGCTATCGTGTGGTGGCTGCTTGCACGCCGGGCGCGGAAGCATCGCACTCAGCGAGAAGCGCTCGCACAGCCCGCAGCCGCAGCGGGTACTCCGCTCGCCACCGATGTCCCACCGCGAAACCTAGAATCGCCCGACGTTCGCTCTGCCGACAACGCTCCCCCGACGTAG
- a CDS encoding ABC transporter permease, translated as MLWQILTPDLFAAAVRLSTPIALAAMGAAVCERSGVVNIALEGLMLVSAFFGTVVAIFTHNTWLGVFGGVFAAMAFSALHAWASINLRADQIVSGTAINLLALGVTGFLMEAIFGHPGTTDPVPTIPPVFNFPMGGPGVLGTTWTWINTIVFSYTPIVYFSMFFAVFMTWAMFRTRWGLRLRALGEHPRAADTVGINVLRGRWIAVLISGAMAGLAGANLALEQVGGFTENMTNGRGFIALAAMIFGRWIPGFGFLASLLFGFADALQIKLQIFSNVIKIPPQFFLMLPYVLTVVVLAGVVGKAVAPAADGKPYKSKG; from the coding sequence ATGTTGTGGCAGATCCTCACACCCGATCTCTTTGCAGCTGCGGTGAGGCTCTCTACCCCAATCGCGCTAGCGGCGATGGGCGCCGCAGTGTGCGAGCGCTCAGGAGTGGTCAACATCGCGCTCGAGGGGCTGATGTTGGTCTCAGCCTTCTTCGGTACAGTTGTCGCGATCTTCACGCACAACACCTGGCTTGGCGTCTTTGGCGGAGTCTTTGCCGCGATGGCGTTCTCGGCGCTTCATGCTTGGGCGTCGATCAACCTGCGGGCCGATCAGATCGTCTCAGGTACGGCGATCAATCTGCTGGCGCTGGGCGTGACCGGCTTCCTGATGGAGGCGATCTTCGGCCACCCAGGGACGACCGACCCGGTGCCGACGATTCCGCCGGTCTTCAACTTCCCTATGGGTGGCCCGGGAGTTCTGGGCACGACGTGGACGTGGATCAACACGATCGTGTTCAGCTACACGCCCATCGTCTACTTCAGCATGTTCTTCGCTGTCTTCATGACGTGGGCGATGTTCCGCACGCGCTGGGGGCTGCGGCTTCGCGCGCTGGGCGAGCACCCGCGCGCGGCCGACACCGTGGGCATCAACGTGCTACGCGGCCGCTGGATCGCCGTGCTGATCTCGGGTGCGATGGCGGGATTGGCCGGAGCGAACCTCGCCCTGGAGCAGGTGGGTGGCTTTACCGAGAACATGACAAACGGCCGAGGCTTCATTGCGCTTGCGGCGATGATCTTCGGACGTTGGATTCCCGGCTTCGGATTTCTCGCGTCGCTGCTCTTCGGCTTTGCCGATGCGCTCCAGATCAAGCTGCAGATCTTCAGCAACGTGATCAAGATCCCGCCGCAGTTCTTCTTGATGCTGCCCTACGTCTTGACGGTCGTTGTGCTTGCCGGTGTCGTGGGCAAGGCGGTTGCGCCCGCAGCCGACGGCAAGCCGTACAAGTCGAAGGGCTAG
- a CDS encoding ABC transporter permease, translating into MSDGFDTPLSPNPLNNVPALRAPGQGRDVPPPAGDSADKDFAMQRERMQRVIKAITPFISIVIAVLVSSVFIVATGGNPIAAFQALLYGAFGTPRAIGETLLRTTPLIFTGLALAYGFRSGVFNIGAEGQLYMGGLAAAYFGITFGGLSTFIAIPLIIIAAAAAGAAWAFIPALMKVRIGANEVITTMMFTYIGKYVVSWLVTGPLADNSGIPQSAQLPPSSSMPRLSAIIPFLGTGRAHLGIVVAVLFAVVIWAVLKYTTLGYEARAVGYNPFASQAGGISVGSTIIKSLCISGALAGVAGAVEVMGVYGRLFDNFSNNFGFTGIAVALLAKNNPLGVIAAALLFGALDAGAGTMQLEAGVSQKVINIIQAVIIFTIAAETIVTWSIEKFSARKGVGA; encoded by the coding sequence ATGTCTGACGGCTTCGACACGCCTCTGTCGCCCAACCCGCTCAACAACGTGCCGGCGCTGCGAGCCCCGGGTCAGGGGCGAGATGTGCCACCGCCGGCCGGTGACTCGGCCGACAAGGACTTCGCGATGCAGCGCGAGCGCATGCAGCGCGTCATCAAGGCCATCACGCCGTTCATCTCGATCGTGATTGCGGTGCTGGTCAGCTCTGTGTTCATCGTGGCCACAGGGGGAAACCCGATTGCCGCCTTCCAGGCGCTGCTCTATGGAGCCTTTGGCACGCCGCGAGCGATCGGCGAGACGCTGCTGCGCACCACACCGCTGATCTTTACCGGTCTGGCGCTGGCGTACGGCTTTCGCTCGGGCGTCTTCAACATTGGCGCTGAGGGCCAGCTGTACATGGGCGGGCTGGCCGCCGCCTACTTTGGCATCACATTCGGCGGGCTCTCCACGTTTATCGCGATCCCGTTGATCATCATCGCCGCCGCCGCGGCAGGTGCCGCTTGGGCATTTATCCCGGCGCTCATGAAGGTCCGCATCGGCGCCAACGAAGTCATCACCACCATGATGTTCACCTACATCGGCAAGTACGTGGTCTCGTGGCTGGTCACAGGCCCGCTGGCCGACAATAGCGGCATCCCGCAGAGTGCGCAGCTGCCGCCCAGCAGTTCGATGCCGAGGCTCTCGGCGATCATCCCGTTCTTGGGGACGGGCCGTGCACATCTGGGAATCGTGGTCGCGGTGCTATTCGCAGTCGTGATCTGGGCCGTTCTGAAGTACACCACGCTGGGCTACGAAGCCCGCGCAGTTGGCTACAACCCGTTCGCGTCGCAAGCCGGAGGCATCTCCGTGGGCTCGACGATCATCAAGTCGCTGTGCATCTCGGGTGCGCTGGCGGGAGTCGCCGGAGCCGTCGAGGTGATGGGAGTCTACGGACGTCTTTTCGACAACTTCTCGAACAACTTCGGCTTCACAGGCATCGCCGTCGCGCTACTAGCCAAGAACAACCCGCTCGGCGTGATCGCGGCGGCGCTGCTCTTTGGGGCGCTCGACGCCGGTGCCGGAACCATGCAGCTCGAGGCGGGCGTCTCGCAGAAGGTCATCAACATCATTCAGGCAGTGATCATCTTCACCATTGCCGCCGAGACGATCGTGACATGGTCGATCGAGAAGTTCAGCGCGCGGAAGGGGGTGGGAGCGTGA
- a CDS encoding ABC transporter ATP-binding protein codes for MSDDRAPASVGAAASTTTPILQLEHITKRFPGVLADDDVSLSVYCGQVVALLGENGAGKTTLMNVVYGLLDAEEGSIAVAGEAVRIKGPKQAIDLGIGMVHQHFMLVEPLTVTENIVLGLEPTRYGIVDRKLARSKVVEISERYGLAVDPDARVMDLSVGMQQRVEILKALYRKARLLILDEPTAVLTPQEVVELFSIVRQLVDEGLAVVIITHKLDEVMAFADRIVVMRQGRLVGETRPADTDEAGLAKMMVGRDVVLRIDKSPANPGDKILQISDLHVFDDRKLEAVRGVSIDVRAGEIVGIAGVDGNGQRELVESIVGLRRANSGSIRLKSKDITHSDPAASIAAGVSFIPEDRQRRGLILQFDITENLVLGDQSRQPVSHFGILNRQAMADLAERRIGDYDIRTPSPRVAAENLSGGNQQKLVVAREIGRDPEVLVAAQPTRGLDVGAIEFVHRQILGERERGKAILLVSMELEEVMSLSDRILVMYEGQIVAEFESGTVTEERLGYFMTGGGKGERAGSIGTAQEPTPAHVGGEQDV; via the coding sequence ATGTCAGACGACCGGGCGCCGGCGAGCGTCGGCGCAGCCGCCTCGACCACCACGCCAATCCTGCAGCTCGAGCACATCACGAAGCGCTTCCCGGGAGTTCTGGCCGACGACGATGTTTCGCTGTCGGTCTACTGCGGGCAGGTTGTTGCGTTGCTCGGCGAGAACGGAGCCGGCAAGACGACGCTCATGAACGTCGTCTACGGCTTGCTCGATGCCGAGGAAGGCTCGATTGCCGTGGCCGGCGAGGCGGTTCGCATCAAGGGCCCCAAGCAAGCGATCGACCTCGGGATCGGCATGGTCCACCAGCACTTCATGCTGGTCGAGCCGCTGACGGTGACCGAGAACATCGTGCTTGGGCTTGAGCCCACGCGGTACGGGATCGTCGATCGCAAACTGGCTCGCAGCAAGGTCGTAGAGATCTCCGAACGCTACGGGCTGGCGGTCGATCCCGACGCCAGAGTCATGGACCTCTCGGTAGGAATGCAGCAGCGCGTCGAGATCTTAAAGGCGCTGTACCGCAAAGCCCGTCTCCTGATTCTCGACGAGCCCACGGCCGTCCTCACGCCGCAGGAGGTAGTCGAGCTCTTCTCGATCGTGCGCCAGCTGGTTGACGAGGGACTTGCAGTCGTCATCATCACGCACAAGCTGGACGAGGTCATGGCATTTGCGGATCGCATCGTGGTCATGCGACAGGGTCGCCTCGTAGGTGAGACGCGCCCGGCCGACACGGATGAGGCTGGGCTTGCCAAGATGATGGTGGGACGCGACGTCGTGCTGCGTATCGACAAGTCACCAGCCAACCCCGGCGACAAGATCCTGCAGATCTCGGATTTGCACGTCTTTGACGACCGCAAGCTTGAGGCGGTGCGCGGAGTCTCGATCGACGTACGTGCGGGCGAGATCGTCGGCATCGCCGGCGTCGACGGTAACGGGCAGCGTGAGCTCGTTGAGAGCATCGTGGGCCTGAGGCGAGCCAACTCCGGGTCGATTCGGCTGAAGAGCAAAGACATAACACACTCCGACCCCGCTGCCAGCATCGCCGCCGGCGTCTCCTTCATCCCAGAAGATCGTCAGCGGCGCGGGCTGATCCTGCAGTTCGACATCACCGAGAACCTTGTCCTCGGTGACCAAAGCCGGCAGCCGGTGTCGCATTTCGGGATCTTGAACCGTCAAGCCATGGCAGATCTGGCCGAGCGGCGAATAGGGGACTACGACATCCGCACGCCCAGCCCACGTGTCGCAGCCGAGAACCTCTCGGGAGGCAACCAGCAAAAGCTCGTAGTTGCGCGCGAGATCGGCCGCGACCCGGAGGTGCTGGTCGCAGCGCAGCCAACGCGCGGCTTGGACGTCGGCGCGATCGAGTTCGTCCATCGGCAGATCCTTGGCGAGCGGGAGCGGGGCAAGGCGATCCTGCTCGTGAGCATGGAACTCGAAGAGGTCATGTCGCTATCCGACCGCATCTTGGTCATGTACGAGGGCCAGATCGTCGCCGAGTTCGAGTCCGGAACCGTCACCGAGGAGCGGCTTGGCTACTTCATGACTGGCGGCGGCAAGGGAGAGCGTGCCGGTTCGATCGGGACGGCTCAAGAGCCGACGCCTGCCCACGTTGGGGGTGAGCAGGATGTCTGA
- a CDS encoding BMP family ABC transporter substrate-binding protein — MRSKWLKYGGAALVAMLMVAVVAGCSSSTPASSGSTSTPAKATLKTAMVTDIGGLGDKSFNDLSYAGLQEAKAKLGVDIKVLESKAPTDYESNITNLANAGYSPIFAVGFLMTDTVSKLSTAYPDVTFGGIDESFSPPIKNVVGINFKEQEGAYLAGYLAAKLTTMPNVDSRINDKPILGFVGGMDIPPVQRYQAGFIAGAKAANPAVVVKSVYAGSFTDQQKGIEDGKALIDQGADIVFAAAGQTGLGTAKACQDNKAIFIGVDADQFLTIPGIGDTILTSAVKKVDVAVFDTVRKASEGTLQGGADVLYGLKEDGVGLAPYHDWDAKIPADVKAAVEKAKTDIAAGTITVPTTAPAQ, encoded by the coding sequence GTGAGATCCAAGTGGCTCAAGTACGGCGGGGCAGCGCTCGTTGCGATGCTCATGGTCGCGGTCGTGGCCGGTTGTTCGAGTAGCACGCCCGCATCGTCGGGTAGCACGAGCACACCAGCAAAGGCAACTCTCAAGACCGCAATGGTCACCGACATCGGTGGCTTGGGCGACAAGTCCTTCAACGACCTGAGTTACGCGGGTCTGCAGGAGGCAAAGGCCAAGTTGGGCGTCGACATCAAGGTTCTCGAGTCCAAGGCACCGACCGACTACGAGAGTAACATCACCAACCTCGCAAACGCCGGATACAGCCCGATCTTCGCCGTCGGCTTCCTGATGACAGACACCGTCTCCAAGCTTTCGACCGCTTATCCGGACGTTACCTTCGGCGGCATCGATGAGTCGTTCAGCCCGCCGATCAAGAACGTCGTCGGTATCAACTTCAAGGAGCAGGAAGGCGCGTACCTCGCCGGCTACCTCGCCGCGAAGCTGACCACCATGCCCAACGTTGATTCTCGCATCAACGACAAGCCGATCTTGGGCTTCGTCGGCGGCATGGATATTCCGCCCGTGCAGCGCTACCAGGCCGGATTCATCGCTGGTGCCAAGGCTGCCAACCCGGCTGTCGTAGTCAAGAGCGTCTACGCCGGCTCGTTCACAGATCAGCAGAAGGGTATCGAGGACGGCAAGGCGCTCATCGACCAGGGCGCGGACATTGTTTTTGCTGCCGCTGGTCAGACTGGCCTGGGCACCGCAAAGGCCTGTCAGGACAACAAGGCCATCTTCATTGGCGTTGATGCCGACCAGTTCCTGACGATTCCGGGCATCGGCGACACGATTCTGACCTCTGCGGTCAAGAAGGTCGACGTCGCGGTGTTCGACACCGTTCGGAAGGCTTCCGAGGGCACGCTTCAGGGCGGCGCTGACGTCCTGTACGGCTTGAAGGAAGACGGCGTTGGCCTTGCCCCCTACCACGATTGGGACGCCAAGATCCCCGCTGATGTGAAGGCCGCTGTCGAGAAGGCAAAGACCGACATCGCAGCTGGCACGATCACCGTTCCCACAACGGCTCCTGCGCAGTAG